DNA from Paraburkholderia sp. BL10I2N1:
CATGATCCGCGCTGCAGAAGGGCTGACCGCCGACGACGACCGAGTCGCTTTCCGGCGCATGCACGCCGCACTCGGCGCAAAGGATCATGGGCTCGGCAAGTTGCGGCGCGGCGGACGAGCCCTGTGCGCCGGCGGCGCCCTTGCCCGCGCGCTGCCCGCTCCCGGCACCGGACGACGAGGCGCCCGTACGCGACGACGTACGCGCATCAGCGCGGCGCAGCGCCTTCACGAGCCAGTTCCCGACGATGAACAGCAGAATCAGCAGAAAGATTTGTCGCATGATGACGGTCAGACCACAGGGCGGTGCAACAGCACCTCGAAAACGAAACGGCTGCCGACATACGCAAGCAGCAACGCAACAAACGACGCGAGCACCCAGCGCAACGCCGCCCGACCACGCCAGCCGGACACCTTGCGGGCAGTCAGAAGCGCGCCGAACATCAGCCACGAGAGAATCGCGAACACGGTCTTGTGATCGAGGCTGAGCGCACGATCCACGAGCTGCTCGCTAAAGAGAATGCCCGACAGGAGCGTCAGCGTCAGCAGCACGAAGCCCGCGCCAATCAAACGGAACAGCAGCTTTTCCAGCGTCAGGAGCGGCGGCAGTGTATCGAGCCAGCTCGACAGCCAGCCGTTCCCCGCCGCCGAGCTCTGGCGTTGCAGTGCGGCGCCGCGCATCGCGTGCAGCCGGCGCTCGACGAGCAGCATCAATACAGCGTGCAACGCCGCAATCGCGAAGAGACCGTATGCGACGTTGGCGATCAGAAAATGCAACTTGAACATCGGCGCCGCCGAATACGGCAGCACGCGCGCGCCGTTGAACGCGAGCGGCATCAGCGACGCCACGCACGCGAGCGGCAGCACCAGCAGACGCAAGCCATCGAGCGGGAAGAAAAAGCTTTCGATCCAGTAGATGCCGGCACCAAGCCAGAACATCGCCGACAGCGCGAACGCGAACCCGAACACCATCGCGTTCTGCGGAAAGATGGTGGTGTGCAACAGCACCCCGTGCGCCAGCAGCGCGACCAGCAGCAGCCCGCGGCCCGCCGGACTCATTCCAGAGGCCACCGACAGGCCCGCCACAGCCGACACCGGCGGCACGCTCTCGAGCACCGGGCGCACGGCGGTGTGCCGGTGCGCGCGCCACCCGGCGACGGCGAGGCTGCCGTACAGGAGAGCGGTGAGGGCATACAGTACAATATCCATATTCGAAGTTTACACCAGGCCCCTGCCTAGCGACGTCTCCTGCTTCGCGCTGCA
Protein-coding regions in this window:
- a CDS encoding PP0621 family protein, producing the protein MRQIFLLILLFIVGNWLVKALRRADARTSSRTGASSSGAGSGQRAGKGAAGAQGSSAAPQLAEPMILCAECGVHAPESDSVVVGGQPFCSADHAQRNAARQSGRDAR
- the ccsA gene encoding cytochrome c biogenesis protein CcsA: MDIVLYALTALLYGSLAVAGWRAHRHTAVRPVLESVPPVSAVAGLSVASGMSPAGRGLLLVALLAHGVLLHTTIFPQNAMVFGFAFALSAMFWLGAGIYWIESFFFPLDGLRLLVLPLACVASLMPLAFNGARVLPYSAAPMFKLHFLIANVAYGLFAIAALHAVLMLLVERRLHAMRGAALQRQSSAAGNGWLSSWLDTLPPLLTLEKLLFRLIGAGFVLLTLTLLSGILFSEQLVDRALSLDHKTVFAILSWLMFGALLTARKVSGWRGRAALRWVLASFVALLLAYVGSRFVFEVLLHRPVV